One genomic window of Bactrocera dorsalis isolate Fly_Bdor chromosome 4, ASM2337382v1, whole genome shotgun sequence includes the following:
- the LOC105232111 gene encoding transcription factor SPT20 homolog, with protein sequence MNFQLLVITLFVALLFASSPIDGAKNGKSKAVNTTLTTTIATNDESKAVLTDNLSSDSTINNATKINDKASYPKKVHSLKKRPTKTPTSYVTASAMQNSKNKRKKVTDVTAAFKDLPADDLEFIKELDKQFQLHGEKIKIKVEHDNSTESGKQNSKRTIDGELGYGAYPAHNGYQYERPKFMFYPYSQENIPADAPGYYPPKTDVSIEPSYSYELQPQSYVQEQKHGAQQPTEVLDVPKHGAHGAHGGYEEPVIVLRIPGPTKYASHLQTLLQQYLEIRAAQYLRILEENELHKQQQQHAQQHSAQQQQQEHLLQQEHILQQQQQQQQHEQQAHFYEQQAQLQHGGAQAQAYAEPTLELQPPAHEQHAAQHAPAVNEEHGYSPEVTYAHQIAPTPQAVAYPEIDEIYQGYKGKLHAPQATLQQQQQHHEQQQQQQVEYAPQQHEEAPEPQQQLQHGPQYYVQTAPPSAIQQFYYTPNTQFGAHGSHHYQNVYFMAIAPQSGYATTHAAHAAALQHQPIYVQEEEQAQELQQQHHQHEEAPHELAAAAHVENNPRQTHTKVIYTQNSEKGAADYTGSYALPSLRPYERHSAAYHHQQQLQEQLLHEHQQQQQHEQLEQPQQFDYDAPLTHAASEHEHEHEQQRSAAIKPQPFNYHAHGAKALRRVNRKRGAPALKTTTAATTDVQDEHLQKIRKYVRENLGAQMSTAVEFKTTALVKS encoded by the exons atgaaTTTTCAACTACTTGTG ATAACGCTATTCGTAGCATTGCTGTTTGCAAGCTCGCCAATAGATGGCGCTAAGAATGGCAAATCGAAGGCTGTAAACACAACACTAACAACCACTATAGCGACGAACGATGAAAGCAAGGCAGTTTTGACGGATAATCTCAGCAGTGACAGCACGATCAACAACGCCACAAAAATCAATGATAAGGCAAGCTATCCGAAGAAGGTGCACTCGCTGAAGAAGCGCCCCACGAAAACACCGACAAGCTATGTCACCGCCTCGGCAATGCAGAACTCGAAAAACAAACGCAAGAAGGTGACCGATGTGACGGCCGCTTTCAAGGATCTGCCAGCAGACGACCTCGAATTCATTAAGGAACTGGACAAGCAGTTCCAATTGCATGGTGAAAAGATCAAAATTAAAGTGGAACACGATAACAGCACTGAATCGGGGAAACAGAACAGCAAGCGCACCATTGACGGCGAGTTGGG CTATGGCGCATACCCCGCACACAATGGCTACCAGTACGAACGCCCCAAATTCATGTTCTATCCCTACTCTCAGGAGAATATACCAGCTGACGCGCCTGGCTACTATCCACCCAAGACAGATGTCAGCATCGAACCCTCCTACTCCTACGAGTTACAACCGCAAAGCTATGTGCAGGAGCAGAAACATGGCGCACAGCAGCCAACAGAGGTGCTTGACGTGCCAAAGCATGGCGCCCATGGTGCGCATGGCGGCTATGAGGAGCCGGTAATTGTTTTGCGTATACCCGGACCAACGAAGTATGCCTCACACTTGCAAACGCTGCTGCAGCAATATTTGGAGATACGCGCCGCGCAATATCTGCGCATATTAGAAGAGAATGAGCTGCataagcagcagcagcaacatgcGCAGCAACATTCggcacagcaacagcagcaagaaCATTTATTGCAACAAGAACACatactacagcaacaacaacagcagcaacagcacgAGCAACAGGCGCACTTCTATGAACAGCAAGCGCAACTACAACATGGCGGCGCACAAGCGCAGGCCTACGCCGAACCCACACTCGAGCTGCAACCACCGGCGCATGAACAGCATGCCGCACAGCACGCACCAGCTGTCAATGAGGAACACGGTTATTCCCCGGAAGTGACGTACGCGCATCAGATAGCGCCCACGCCACAAGCGGTCGCCTACCCGGAAATTGACGAAATCTATCAAGGCTACAAGGGTAAACTGCACGCGCCGCAGGCaacgctgcaacaacaacaacaacaccatgagcaacaacagcaacagcaagtgGAGTACGCGCCGCAGCAGCACGAAGAAGCGCCAGagccacaacaacagctgcaacaTGGCCCACAATATTACGTGCAAACCGCGCCGCCGTCAGCcattcaacaattttattacACGCCGAATACGCAATTTGGCGCGCATGGCAGTCATCACTACCAGAATGTGTACTTCATGGCAATCGCGCCGCAAAGCGGTTATGCGACGACACATGCCGCGCACGCTGCTGCGCTACAACACCAGCCCATCTATGTGCAGGAGGAAGAGCAAGCACAAGaattgcaacagcaacaccacCAACACGAAGAAGCGCCACATGAGCTAGCTGCCGCAGCGCATGTTGAGAATAATCCACGTCAAACGCACACCAAAGTGATTTACACGCAAAACAGTGAGAAAGGCGCCGCCGACTACACCGGCAGTTACGCGTTGCCGTCATTGCGTCCATACGAACGTCACTCAGCCGCTTACCACCACCAGCAGCAATTGCAAGAACAACTGTTGCAtgaacaccaacaacagcagcagcatgaGCAATTGGAACAGCCGCAACAATTCGACTATGACGCACCACTGACGCATGCGGCCTCAGAGCATGAACATGAGCATGAGCAACAGCGTTCGGCCGCTATCAAACCGCAGCCATTCAACTATCATGCGCATGGCGCCAAGGCGTTGCGGCGCGTCAATCGTAAGCGTGGCGCGCCTGCGCTGAAAACGACCACCGCTGCCACAACAGATGTGCAGGATGAGCATTTGCAGAAAATACGCAAATACGTGCGCGAAAATTTGGGCGCTCAAATGAGTACGGCGGTGGAGTTTAAGACAACGGCGTTGGTGAAGAGTTAA
- the LOC105232112 gene encoding uncharacterized protein LOC105232112, which yields MKAPANAHSHIMQLVLHLSLVLLCQNAYSATPERQRLKTLEHAYQYKSLPVSNTLYAQREEPVKLLRVQQQQKYEPTNFNGIGPFAQNYRNTDYERPLYAADEQQHDYFKALQQQQQQQRDIDNIYHAAKQKYKHQYSLPTNAYQLPQNAISQASRPPLASEIVYAREALPQYQSGVAASTAQAANKHKSHSNQLLHAPERQPEKDTRLVYTNQLPYPPSFISITSTTTTQSPPYDMRQHSADTNENNIKQFPDIFAKRQHISLLDSYIPSWVMLRMQQQHKRQQQKQFHKFVATHTLAYPISKTYAQK from the exons GCACCAGCAAACGCTCACTCTCACATTATGCAACTCGTGTTACACTTGTCTCTCGTTTTGCTCTGCCAAAATGCTTACAGCGCCACACCAGAGCGACAGCGTTTGAAAACGCTGGAGCACGCTTATCAATACAAGTCACTGCCTGTGTCAAACACACTTTATGCACAGCGCGAAGAGCCAGTCAAATTGCTAagagtgcaacaacaacaaaaatatgaaccAACAAATTTCAATGGCATCGGGCCGTTTGCACAAAATTATAGAAACACAGACTATGAGCGGCCGTTATATGCTGCTGATGAGCAGCAACATGATTATTTTAAagctttgcaacaacaacaacagcagcagcgcgATATTGATAATATTTACCATGCGGCAAAGCAGAAATATAAGCA CCAATATAGTTTACCAACAAACGCCTATCAACTGCCGCAAAACGCAATCAGCCAAGCGTCACGCCCACCCTTGGCTTCAGAAATTGTATACGCCAGAGAAGCATTGCCCCAGTACCAATCAGGAGTCGCAGCGAGCACCGCACAGGCCGCTAACAAACACAAAAGTCATTCCAATCAGCTATTGCATGCGCCTGAACGACAACCTGAGAAGGACACACGACTAGTCTACACCAACCAATTACCCTATCCACCGTCTTTTATCAGCATTACCAGTACGACAACAACGCAATCACCACCATACGATATGAGGCAGCATAGTGCTGATACCAACGAAAATAATATCAAACAATTTCCAGATATTTTCGCCAAACGTCAACATATCTCATTATTGGACTCGTATATACCCAGTTGGGTGATGTTgcgtatgcaacaacaacataagcgccaacaacaaaaacaattccataaatttgttgctaCACATACTTTGGCATATCCGATTTCAAAAACGTATGCCCAAAAGTAG